The following are encoded together in the Thunnus maccoyii chromosome 18, fThuMac1.1, whole genome shotgun sequence genome:
- the spag9a gene encoding sperm associated antigen 9a isoform X1, translated as MELEDGVVYQDDPGTSAMMSERVSGLANSIYREFERLIGKYDEDVVKELMPLVVAVLENLDSVFAENQEHEVELELLKEDNEQLITQYEREKALRKHAEEKFIEFEDTHEQEKKDLQNHMDRMESHSRQLELKIKNYADQIGRLEERELELKKEYNSLHQRHSEMIHNYMEHVERIKMQQISETSESSGVGRVRRERPLSLGIFPSSGGASLIIPDPQARAETPNTEGWRFNDAAQPRSNTSLKQLDFVDPPKEREGKSAQDSTWGNSLADDCKDELSDFNGSKSATPMSTTASDMEKEDGNSKSMEVQAAPGTRSISVGLSENEDSSDVQDIIESTPELDMDLIGYKACSTPTKGIENMAFDRNTDSLFEELSSAGTGLIGDVDEGADLLVEYSGMGREVENLIQENSQLLETKNALNVVNKDLILKVDELTCEKEMLQGEMEALLQARTKLEDKNRELEEELKKVRVEIEEVKHKTKDEEDSDVPTAQRKRFTRVEMARVLMERNQYKERLMELQEAVRWTEMIRASRENPTLTEKKKSSIWQFFSRLFSSSSSAPAIKKMEPQSNVKSNPGSLVKRSSTFSQFPTEKSKTFDFLNEEKDQCSSPSRKEQKRAQYRQVKAHMQKEDGRVTAHGWSLPSKYKVANGGQVENKMNLPVPVYLRPLDQKDASMKLWCAAGVNLSGGRTLPTSELAKQTKGSQSSLDQLEQDNKVRDQEKGEQEKELILQDEISSRVWVCTSTHSSTKVMVLDASQPSDLLDSFYACNTHVVCIASVPGALETDYPAGEEVPQDLEASQGDRVSLAGSVASVGSTGSDGAMATEGTTAIPQTASTGVTDQPAEHSAISGSVELSRETSPAEDGVPTAEEATEATEANAGVGAEGEDQGADQNQPGIYTEHVFTDPLGVGPTDSSPVDTHRGSGPDGVTSLPEDSDPSEGELLRMSSALPTMWLGAQNGCLYVHSSVARWRKCLHAIKLKDSILSIVHVKGRVLVALADGTLAIFHRGIADGQWDLTNYHLLDLGRPHHSIRCMTVVHDKVWCGYRNKIYIIQPKAMRIEKSFDAHPRKESQVRQLAWVGDGIWVSIRLDSTLRLFHAHTYQHLQDVDIEPYVSKMLGTGKLGFSFVRITALVVSCSRLWVGTGNGVIISIPLSEANKTTGIVPNRPGSAVRVYSEDSVDCAMPGSFVPYCSMAHAQLCFHGHRDAVKFFVTVPGQAMPPPGSADSGSDDPASESSDTATSEPKTYLVMSGGEGYIDFRMGDEGGELDGLSEQTAGEPSAPTKAERSHLIVWQVTTSHD; from the exons ATGGAGCTGGAAGACGGAGTTGTGTACCAGGACGACCCGGGGACATCAGCGATGATGTCTGAGCGGGTGTCGGGCCTGGCCAACTCCATCTACCGGGAGTTCGAGAGGCTCATCGGCAAATACGACGAGGACGTGGTGAAGGAGCTGATGCCGCTGGTCGTGGCCGTCCTGGAGAACCTGGACTCGGTGTTCGCGGAGAACCAGGAGCACGAAGTGGAGCTGGAGCTGCTGAAGGAGGACAACGAGCAGCTCATCACCCAGTACGAGCGGGAGAAAGCGCTGAGGAAACATGCAGAGGAG AAGTTCATTGAGTTTGAGGACACTCATGAACAGGAGAAGAAAGACCTGCAGAACCACATGGACAGAATGGAGTCCCACTCCCGGCAACTGGAACTCAAGATCAAGAACTACGCAGACCAGA TTGGCAGGTTGGAAGAACGAGAATTGGAGCTCAAGAAGGAGTACAACTCCCTCCATCAGCGGCACTCTGAG ATGATCCATAATTATATGGAGCATGTAGAGAGGATCAAAATGCAGCAGATCAGTGAGACTTCAGAGTCAAGCGGTGTCGGCAGAGTCAG GAGAGAGCGGCCTCTTTCTTTGGGGATCTTCCCATCATCTGGTGGGGCATCTCTGATTATCCCAGACCCCCAGGCTAGGGCAGAGACACCAAACACAGAGGGCTGGAGGTTCAATGACGCAGCACAGCCACGGTCCAACACTAGCCTTAAG CAGTTGGACTTTGTCGACCCCCCAAAGGAAAGGGAGGGTAAGAGTGCGCAAGACTCTACTTGGGGGAATTCACTGGCAGACGACTGCAAG GATGAGCTGTCGGACTTCAACGGCTCCAAGTCTGCCACACCAATGTCCACCACAGCCTCGGACATGGAGAAGGAAGATGGGAACAGTAAGAGCATGGAGGTGCAGGCTGCACCAGGGACCAGATCCATATCAGTGG GATTGTCTGAAAATGAGGACAGCTCAGATGTGCAGGACATCATTGAGTCCACTCCTGAGCTGGACATGGATCTCATTGGTTACAAGGCATGCAG CACCCCTACCAAAGGCATTGAGAACATGGCATTTGACCGCAATACGGACTCACTGTTTGAAGAGCTGTCGTCTGCAGGCACTGGGCTCATAGGGGATGTAGATGAGGGGGCCGACCTGCTGG TGGAGTACTCTG GTATGGGACGGGAAGTTGAAAATCTCATACAGGAGAATTCACAACTGCTTGAGACAAA GAATGCCCTGAATGTGGTGAATAAAGACTTGATATTGAAGGTGGATGAGTTGACCTGTGAGAAGGAGATGCTGCAGGGGGAGATGGAGGCTTTGCTGCAGGCCAGGACCAAGCTGGAGGACAAGAACAGAGAGCTTGAGGAGGAACTCAAAAA agtgcGAGTGGAGATTGAGGAAGTGAAACACAAAACTAAAGATGAAGAAGAT AGTGATGTACCTACAGCCCAGAGGAAGCGCTTCACCAGAGTGGAAATGGCCAGAGTGCTGATGGAAAGGAACCAGTACAAAGAGAGACTAATGGAGCTACAGGAAGCTGTGAGGTGGACAGAGATGATTAG GGCCTCGAGGGAAAATCCAACACtcacagaaaagaagaaatccAGCATCTGGCAGTT CTTCAGCAGACTGTTTAGCTCCTCCTCCAGTGCCCCTGCTATAAAGAAGATGGAGCCCCAGTCCAACGTAAAATCCAACCCGGGCAGCCTGGTGAAGAGGAGTAGCACCTTCTCCCAGTTCCCCACAGAGAAGTCCAAGACCTTCGACTTCCTCAATGAAGA AAAAGACCAGTGCAGTTCGCCATCACGTAAAGAACAGAAGAGAGCCCAGTACAGACAGGTGAAGGCCCACATGCAGAAGGAGGATGGACGAGTCACTGCACATGGCTGGAGCCTGCCTAGTAAATACAAG GTGGCAAACGGTGGCCAGGTAGAGAACAAAATGAATTTGCCTGTACCGGTATACTTGAGACCTCTGGATCAGAAAGATGCTTCTATGAAG CTGTGGTGTGCTGCAGGGGTTAACCTGTCCGGTGGGAGGACATTACCCACATCAGAGCTCGCTAAGCAGACGAAGGGTTCTCAGAGTAGCCTGGACCAGTTGGAGCAAGATAATAAAGTTAGA GATCAGGAGAAAGGGGAGCAGGAGAAGGAGCTGATCCTTCAGGATGAGATATCCAGTAGGGTGTGGGTGTGCACCAGCACCCACTCCTCTACCAAGGTTATGGTGCTGGACGCCAGTCAACCCTCTGACCTGCTTGACAGCTTCTATGCCTGCAACACCCACGTCGTCTGTATTGCCAGTGTTCCCG GTGCGTTGGAGACTGACTATCCAGCGGGTGAGGAGGTACCCCAAGACTTGGAGGCTAGTCAAGGTGACAGGGTGTCACTGGCTGGCAGTGTGGCCAGCGTGGGCTCAACAGGCAGTGATggtgccatggcaacagagggGACCACCGCCATCCCCCAGACAGCCAGCACAGGTGTCACTGACCAGCCGGCTGAGCACAGTGCCATCTCTGGCTCAG TTGAGCTGTCCAGAGAGACCAGTCCAGCAGAGGATGGGGTTCCTACAGCGGAAGAGGCAACAGAAGCAACAGAGGCCAATGCTGGTGTGGGCGCAGAGGGAGAGGACCAGGGAGCAGATCAAAACCAGCCAGGAATATACACAGAGCATGTGTTCACCGACCCACTAGGAGTGGGGCCCACTGATTCTTCTCCTGTTGACACACATAG GGGCTCTGGGCCGGATGGTGTGACCTCCTTACCGGAAGACTCAGACCCGTCAGAGGGAGAACTCCTGAGGATGAGTAGCGCCCTCCCCACCATGTGGCTGGGAGCTCAGAATGGATG TCTGTATGTCCACTCGTCTGTAGCTCGATGGAGGAAGTGTCTCCATGCCATCAAATTGAAAGACTCCATCCTCAGCATAGT GCATGTTAAAGGGAGAGTCCTGGTAGCATTGGCAGATGGGACTTTAGCAATTTTCCACAGAGGCATTG CAGATGGTCAGTGGGATCTAACCAACTACCACCTGTTGGATCTGGGCCGGCCCCACCACTCTATCCGCTGTATGACAGTGGTCCACGACAAAGTGTGGTGCGGATACAGGAACAAGATCTACATAATCCAGCCCAAGGCCATGAGGATAGAG AAGTCGTTTGATGCTCATCCTCGCAAGGAGAGCCAAGTCCGGCAGCTGGCCTGGGTTGGAGATGGTATCTGGGTGTCTATCCGACTGGATTCAACCCTGCGTTTGTTTCATGCCcacacctaccagcacctccaGGATGTGGACATTGAGCCCTACGTCAGCAAGATGCTGG GTACGGGTAAACTGGGCTTCTCATTTGTGAGAATCACAGCTCTGGTGGTGTCCTGCAGCCGACTGTGGGTGGGGACAGGAAACGGTGTCATAATTTCCATCCCACTGTCTGAAG cCAACAAGACAACAGGAATAGTGCCAAATCGTCCCGGCAGTGCTGTACGGGTTTACAGTGAAGACAGTGTGGACTGTGCCATGCCAGGCAGCTTTGTGCCATACTGCTCCATGGCCCACGCCCAGCTGTGTTTCCATGGACATCGAGATGCTGTCAAGTTTTTTGTCACCGTGCCAG GTCAGGCAATGCCTCCACCAGGTAGTGCTGATTCAGGCTCTGATGATCCTGCATCTGAATCCTCTGACACAGCGACCTCTGAACCCAAAACATACCTGGTCATGAGTGGAGGAGAAGGTTATATTGACTTCAGAATGG GTGATGAAGGCGGTGAGTTGGACGGTTTATCAGAGCAGACAGCCGGCGAGCCGTCAGCACCTACCAAGGCTGAGCGGAGCCACCTCATCGTCTGGCAGGTCACAACCTCCCATGATTGA
- the spag9a gene encoding sperm associated antigen 9a isoform X2, whose protein sequence is MELEDGVVYQDDPGTSAMMSERVSGLANSIYREFERLIGKYDEDVVKELMPLVVAVLENLDSVFAENQEHEVELELLKEDNEQLITQYEREKALRKHAEEKFIEFEDTHEQEKKDLQNHMDRMESHSRQLELKIKNYADQIGRLEERELELKKEYNSLHQRHSEMIHNYMEHVERIKMQQISETSESSGVGRVRRERPLSLGIFPSSGGASLIIPDPQARAETPNTEGWRFNDAAQPRSNTSLKQLDFVDPPKEREGKSAQDSTWGNSLADDCKDELSDFNGSKSATPMSTTASDMEKEDGNSKSMEVQAAPGTRSISVGLSENEDSSDVQDIIESTPELDMDLIGYKACSTPTKGIENMAFDRNTDSLFEELSSAGTGLIGDVDEGADLLVEYSGMGREVENLIQENSQLLETKNALNVVNKDLILKVDELTCEKEMLQGEMEALLQARTKLEDKNRELEEELKKVRVEIEEVKHKTKDEEDSDVPTAQRKRFTRVEMARVLMERNQYKERLMELQEAVRWTEMIRASRENPTLTEKKKSSIWQFFSRLFSSSSSAPAIKKMEPQSNVKSNPGSLVKRSSTFSQFPTEKSKTFDFLNEEKDQCSSPSRKEQKRAQYRQVKAHMQKEDGRVTAHGWSLPSKYKVANGGQVENKMNLPVPVYLRPLDQKDASMKLWCAAGVNLSGGRTLPTSELAKQTKGSQSSLDQLEQDNKVRDQEKGEQEKELILQDEISSRVWVCTSTHSSTKVMVLDASQPSDLLDSFYACNTHVVCIASVPGALETDYPAGEEVPQDLEASQGDRVSLAGSVASVGSTGSDGAMATEGTTAIPQTASTGVTDQPAEHSAISGSVELSRETSPAEDGVPTAEEATEATEANAGVGAEGEDQGADQNQPGIYTEHVFTDPLGVGPTDSSPVDTHRGSGPDGVTSLPEDSDPSEGELLRMSSALPTMWLGAQNGCLYVHSSVARWRKCLHAIKLKDSILSIVHVKGRVLVALADGTLAIFHRGIDGQWDLTNYHLLDLGRPHHSIRCMTVVHDKVWCGYRNKIYIIQPKAMRIEKSFDAHPRKESQVRQLAWVGDGIWVSIRLDSTLRLFHAHTYQHLQDVDIEPYVSKMLGTGKLGFSFVRITALVVSCSRLWVGTGNGVIISIPLSEANKTTGIVPNRPGSAVRVYSEDSVDCAMPGSFVPYCSMAHAQLCFHGHRDAVKFFVTVPGQAMPPPGSADSGSDDPASESSDTATSEPKTYLVMSGGEGYIDFRMGDEGGELDGLSEQTAGEPSAPTKAERSHLIVWQVTTSHD, encoded by the exons ATGGAGCTGGAAGACGGAGTTGTGTACCAGGACGACCCGGGGACATCAGCGATGATGTCTGAGCGGGTGTCGGGCCTGGCCAACTCCATCTACCGGGAGTTCGAGAGGCTCATCGGCAAATACGACGAGGACGTGGTGAAGGAGCTGATGCCGCTGGTCGTGGCCGTCCTGGAGAACCTGGACTCGGTGTTCGCGGAGAACCAGGAGCACGAAGTGGAGCTGGAGCTGCTGAAGGAGGACAACGAGCAGCTCATCACCCAGTACGAGCGGGAGAAAGCGCTGAGGAAACATGCAGAGGAG AAGTTCATTGAGTTTGAGGACACTCATGAACAGGAGAAGAAAGACCTGCAGAACCACATGGACAGAATGGAGTCCCACTCCCGGCAACTGGAACTCAAGATCAAGAACTACGCAGACCAGA TTGGCAGGTTGGAAGAACGAGAATTGGAGCTCAAGAAGGAGTACAACTCCCTCCATCAGCGGCACTCTGAG ATGATCCATAATTATATGGAGCATGTAGAGAGGATCAAAATGCAGCAGATCAGTGAGACTTCAGAGTCAAGCGGTGTCGGCAGAGTCAG GAGAGAGCGGCCTCTTTCTTTGGGGATCTTCCCATCATCTGGTGGGGCATCTCTGATTATCCCAGACCCCCAGGCTAGGGCAGAGACACCAAACACAGAGGGCTGGAGGTTCAATGACGCAGCACAGCCACGGTCCAACACTAGCCTTAAG CAGTTGGACTTTGTCGACCCCCCAAAGGAAAGGGAGGGTAAGAGTGCGCAAGACTCTACTTGGGGGAATTCACTGGCAGACGACTGCAAG GATGAGCTGTCGGACTTCAACGGCTCCAAGTCTGCCACACCAATGTCCACCACAGCCTCGGACATGGAGAAGGAAGATGGGAACAGTAAGAGCATGGAGGTGCAGGCTGCACCAGGGACCAGATCCATATCAGTGG GATTGTCTGAAAATGAGGACAGCTCAGATGTGCAGGACATCATTGAGTCCACTCCTGAGCTGGACATGGATCTCATTGGTTACAAGGCATGCAG CACCCCTACCAAAGGCATTGAGAACATGGCATTTGACCGCAATACGGACTCACTGTTTGAAGAGCTGTCGTCTGCAGGCACTGGGCTCATAGGGGATGTAGATGAGGGGGCCGACCTGCTGG TGGAGTACTCTG GTATGGGACGGGAAGTTGAAAATCTCATACAGGAGAATTCACAACTGCTTGAGACAAA GAATGCCCTGAATGTGGTGAATAAAGACTTGATATTGAAGGTGGATGAGTTGACCTGTGAGAAGGAGATGCTGCAGGGGGAGATGGAGGCTTTGCTGCAGGCCAGGACCAAGCTGGAGGACAAGAACAGAGAGCTTGAGGAGGAACTCAAAAA agtgcGAGTGGAGATTGAGGAAGTGAAACACAAAACTAAAGATGAAGAAGAT AGTGATGTACCTACAGCCCAGAGGAAGCGCTTCACCAGAGTGGAAATGGCCAGAGTGCTGATGGAAAGGAACCAGTACAAAGAGAGACTAATGGAGCTACAGGAAGCTGTGAGGTGGACAGAGATGATTAG GGCCTCGAGGGAAAATCCAACACtcacagaaaagaagaaatccAGCATCTGGCAGTT CTTCAGCAGACTGTTTAGCTCCTCCTCCAGTGCCCCTGCTATAAAGAAGATGGAGCCCCAGTCCAACGTAAAATCCAACCCGGGCAGCCTGGTGAAGAGGAGTAGCACCTTCTCCCAGTTCCCCACAGAGAAGTCCAAGACCTTCGACTTCCTCAATGAAGA AAAAGACCAGTGCAGTTCGCCATCACGTAAAGAACAGAAGAGAGCCCAGTACAGACAGGTGAAGGCCCACATGCAGAAGGAGGATGGACGAGTCACTGCACATGGCTGGAGCCTGCCTAGTAAATACAAG GTGGCAAACGGTGGCCAGGTAGAGAACAAAATGAATTTGCCTGTACCGGTATACTTGAGACCTCTGGATCAGAAAGATGCTTCTATGAAG CTGTGGTGTGCTGCAGGGGTTAACCTGTCCGGTGGGAGGACATTACCCACATCAGAGCTCGCTAAGCAGACGAAGGGTTCTCAGAGTAGCCTGGACCAGTTGGAGCAAGATAATAAAGTTAGA GATCAGGAGAAAGGGGAGCAGGAGAAGGAGCTGATCCTTCAGGATGAGATATCCAGTAGGGTGTGGGTGTGCACCAGCACCCACTCCTCTACCAAGGTTATGGTGCTGGACGCCAGTCAACCCTCTGACCTGCTTGACAGCTTCTATGCCTGCAACACCCACGTCGTCTGTATTGCCAGTGTTCCCG GTGCGTTGGAGACTGACTATCCAGCGGGTGAGGAGGTACCCCAAGACTTGGAGGCTAGTCAAGGTGACAGGGTGTCACTGGCTGGCAGTGTGGCCAGCGTGGGCTCAACAGGCAGTGATggtgccatggcaacagagggGACCACCGCCATCCCCCAGACAGCCAGCACAGGTGTCACTGACCAGCCGGCTGAGCACAGTGCCATCTCTGGCTCAG TTGAGCTGTCCAGAGAGACCAGTCCAGCAGAGGATGGGGTTCCTACAGCGGAAGAGGCAACAGAAGCAACAGAGGCCAATGCTGGTGTGGGCGCAGAGGGAGAGGACCAGGGAGCAGATCAAAACCAGCCAGGAATATACACAGAGCATGTGTTCACCGACCCACTAGGAGTGGGGCCCACTGATTCTTCTCCTGTTGACACACATAG GGGCTCTGGGCCGGATGGTGTGACCTCCTTACCGGAAGACTCAGACCCGTCAGAGGGAGAACTCCTGAGGATGAGTAGCGCCCTCCCCACCATGTGGCTGGGAGCTCAGAATGGATG TCTGTATGTCCACTCGTCTGTAGCTCGATGGAGGAAGTGTCTCCATGCCATCAAATTGAAAGACTCCATCCTCAGCATAGT GCATGTTAAAGGGAGAGTCCTGGTAGCATTGGCAGATGGGACTTTAGCAATTTTCCACAGAGGCATTG ATGGTCAGTGGGATCTAACCAACTACCACCTGTTGGATCTGGGCCGGCCCCACCACTCTATCCGCTGTATGACAGTGGTCCACGACAAAGTGTGGTGCGGATACAGGAACAAGATCTACATAATCCAGCCCAAGGCCATGAGGATAGAG AAGTCGTTTGATGCTCATCCTCGCAAGGAGAGCCAAGTCCGGCAGCTGGCCTGGGTTGGAGATGGTATCTGGGTGTCTATCCGACTGGATTCAACCCTGCGTTTGTTTCATGCCcacacctaccagcacctccaGGATGTGGACATTGAGCCCTACGTCAGCAAGATGCTGG GTACGGGTAAACTGGGCTTCTCATTTGTGAGAATCACAGCTCTGGTGGTGTCCTGCAGCCGACTGTGGGTGGGGACAGGAAACGGTGTCATAATTTCCATCCCACTGTCTGAAG cCAACAAGACAACAGGAATAGTGCCAAATCGTCCCGGCAGTGCTGTACGGGTTTACAGTGAAGACAGTGTGGACTGTGCCATGCCAGGCAGCTTTGTGCCATACTGCTCCATGGCCCACGCCCAGCTGTGTTTCCATGGACATCGAGATGCTGTCAAGTTTTTTGTCACCGTGCCAG GTCAGGCAATGCCTCCACCAGGTAGTGCTGATTCAGGCTCTGATGATCCTGCATCTGAATCCTCTGACACAGCGACCTCTGAACCCAAAACATACCTGGTCATGAGTGGAGGAGAAGGTTATATTGACTTCAGAATGG GTGATGAAGGCGGTGAGTTGGACGGTTTATCAGAGCAGACAGCCGGCGAGCCGTCAGCACCTACCAAGGCTGAGCGGAGCCACCTCATCGTCTGGCAGGTCACAACCTCCCATGATTGA